A single genomic interval of Asinibacterium sp. OR53 harbors:
- a CDS encoding DUF3872 domain-containing protein yields MKRFLNRNNFLWLLLLVITSCTILSSCNKDELDIQQNYPFEVKVMPVPGDISNGQTVEIRVTVERSGNFKDAKYFIRYFQYDGQGTLRYYNEPPYMPNDLYQLPATQFRLYYTSQSAVSQSFDIWISDNFGNEKKVSFQFNNKD; encoded by the coding sequence ATGAAACGATTTTTGAATAGAAACAATTTTTTGTGGCTACTTCTCCTGGTCATTACCAGTTGTACCATATTATCATCCTGCAATAAGGATGAACTCGATATACAGCAGAACTATCCGTTTGAGGTAAAAGTAATGCCCGTTCCGGGAGATATATCGAACGGACAGACCGTTGAAATAAGGGTTACGGTTGAGCGGAGCGGAAATTTCAAAGATGCTAAATACTTTATCCGCTATTTCCAATATGACGGGCAAGGCACATTGAGGTATTACAACGAACCGCCATATATGCCGAATGATTTGTACCAGCTTCCCGCTACACAGTTCCGGCTGTACTACACTTCACAGTCTGCCGTATCGCAGTCGTTTGATATTTGGATAAGCGACAATTTCGGGAATGAAAAGAAAGTAAGTTTTCAGTTTAACAATAAAGATTAG
- a CDS encoding outer membrane beta-barrel protein produces MLKKISTLGCGFLSMAALHAQTDTTKKAVPATTLTYSVDAYYRYDFNDAPASVANPTNNLTSFTNSKNSFELGMASVRADHSFGKIAATADLGFGRRAEEFSYNDGQSPSKNGFLTLAVIKQAYLSYAPSSAVKFTIGKWATHVGYELLDAYANRNYSMSYGFSYGPFFHTGLKADISLGGKSAIMIGVANPTDNSTTTSPSKVALAQFSTGTKDDKLKAFLNFQGGDGFSQFDLVLNGVVSSKFGINYDGTIKTVKIAGTNKSWSSNALYFNYDPTSKFGLTLRGEYFDDKKAVAGVGTSIFQTTLSGNIHLDNLTIIPEFRLDNAKDNTFFKGSGAATKTDASFILAAVYKF; encoded by the coding sequence ATGTTAAAGAAAATTTCGACACTCGGATGCGGATTTTTAAGCATGGCTGCGCTACATGCGCAAACTGACACTACCAAAAAAGCTGTTCCGGCAACCACTCTCACCTATTCAGTGGATGCCTATTACCGGTACGACTTTAATGATGCACCTGCTTCGGTAGCCAATCCCACCAACAACCTCACGAGTTTTACCAATTCAAAAAACTCTTTCGAATTGGGGATGGCTTCCGTTAGAGCAGATCATTCTTTCGGCAAGATTGCAGCTACTGCCGACCTTGGGTTTGGCAGAAGAGCGGAAGAATTTTCGTACAATGACGGACAGTCACCCAGCAAAAATGGTTTCCTCACACTGGCTGTCATCAAACAGGCATACCTCAGTTATGCACCTTCTTCTGCTGTCAAGTTCACCATCGGCAAATGGGCTACCCATGTGGGTTATGAGTTGCTCGATGCTTATGCCAACCGTAACTACAGCATGAGCTATGGATTCTCTTACGGCCCGTTCTTCCATACCGGTCTTAAAGCCGATATCTCCCTCGGTGGAAAAAGCGCCATCATGATTGGCGTGGCAAACCCAACTGATAATTCCACTACAACTTCTCCTTCCAAAGTAGCACTGGCACAGTTCAGCACAGGTACAAAGGATGACAAACTCAAGGCTTTCCTCAATTTCCAGGGTGGCGATGGTTTCAGTCAGTTCGACCTGGTATTGAATGGTGTAGTCAGTTCAAAGTTCGGTATCAACTACGACGGTACTATTAAGACAGTTAAAATAGCGGGCACCAATAAAAGCTGGTCCAGCAATGCGCTCTATTTCAATTACGACCCCACCAGCAAGTTCGGCCTCACATTACGCGGCGAATATTTCGACGATAAAAAAGCGGTTGCGGGAGTGGGCACCAGCATTTTTCAAACAACCCTCTCAGGCAATATCCATTTAGACAACCTGACCATCATCCCTGAATTCAGGCTCGACAATGCGAAGGACAATACCTTTTTTAAAGGTTCCGGGGCCGCAACCAAAACCGATGCCAGTTTCATTCTGGCTGCTGTTTATAAATTCTAA
- a CDS encoding ammonium transporter: MFSSTLSTLKQLGKRKPNASPATLTLSKADRWRIGITLFAGKILGLLVVLAVMKVLPGMLATPAKAAETYSAHETSIMNSINTVWTLVAAFLVFGMQAGFVMLEAGFARTKETVNVLLECIFDTAICGILFWAIGYAFMFSHGNGFIGKDWFFLSGVPATYETTGVPILAHWIFQFAFADTTSTITSGAMIGRTSFRGDILYSIGVTGFIYPIIGHWAWGPDGWLAMMGSTGNFLPSLGQGFRDFAGSTVVHTIGGVISLAGALVLGPRIGRIFKRDDKEKGGLPPAHSLPLAAVGAFILWFGWYGFNPGSTLSGMDADGIGRIATNTTLAACAGSLTAMLLPLYFGPNKGKYDLPFTINGLLAGLVAITCPCYWVSPLGAIFIGLIAGAVVYYGTLLLEHLRIDDPVGAVPVHGIAGIWGTLSLGLFACGKYGATGPTGADNSAPVKGLFYGGGWDVFKAQLIGSAVITIATFLVAIVLMLIVNKLPYPWKLRVEPEAETGPGLDLFEHGSSAYHVQD, from the coding sequence ATGTTTTCAAGCACATTATCTACGCTAAAGCAACTGGGCAAAAGGAAACCTAATGCTTCCCCCGCCACACTCACACTTTCAAAAGCCGATCGATGGAGAATTGGAATTACCCTTTTCGCCGGAAAGATCCTCGGCTTATTGGTGGTGCTCGCCGTTATGAAAGTTTTACCGGGCATGCTGGCAACACCTGCCAAAGCAGCGGAAACTTATTCGGCCCACGAAACCTCTATCATGAATTCGATCAACACCGTGTGGACACTGGTGGCGGCATTCCTGGTATTTGGTATGCAGGCTGGTTTCGTAATGCTCGAAGCCGGTTTCGCAAGAACCAAAGAAACCGTCAATGTGCTGCTCGAATGTATTTTTGATACTGCTATCTGCGGTATCCTCTTCTGGGCCATTGGTTATGCTTTCATGTTCAGTCATGGTAATGGTTTTATCGGAAAGGACTGGTTCTTCCTCTCAGGCGTTCCGGCTACTTATGAAACCACAGGCGTACCCATCCTCGCACACTGGATATTCCAGTTTGCATTCGCCGATACCACTTCTACCATTACTTCAGGCGCGATGATCGGCCGTACCAGCTTCCGGGGCGATATCCTCTACAGCATTGGCGTAACCGGTTTCATTTATCCCATCATTGGTCACTGGGCATGGGGCCCCGATGGCTGGCTGGCAATGATGGGCAGCACCGGTAATTTCTTGCCCTCACTGGGTCAGGGATTCCGCGATTTTGCAGGCTCAACCGTAGTGCATACCATCGGTGGTGTGATCTCATTGGCTGGTGCACTGGTATTGGGTCCGCGTATCGGTCGCATCTTTAAAAGAGACGACAAAGAAAAAGGAGGCCTGCCTCCTGCCCACAGCCTGCCGTTAGCTGCCGTGGGTGCATTCATCCTTTGGTTCGGCTGGTATGGTTTCAACCCCGGCAGTACTTTATCTGGTATGGATGCCGATGGTATCGGTCGCATTGCAACCAATACCACCCTTGCGGCTTGCGCAGGTTCCTTAACAGCCATGCTGCTGCCGCTGTACTTTGGTCCCAATAAAGGCAAATACGATCTCCCTTTCACCATCAATGGTTTGCTCGCTGGTCTTGTTGCCATTACCTGCCCCTGTTATTGGGTATCACCCCTCGGCGCCATTTTTATCGGTCTTATTGCAGGCGCAGTAGTTTATTACGGAACCCTTTTACTGGAACACCTTCGTATCGATGATCCTGTTGGCGCTGTTCCGGTGCATGGCATTGCCGGTATCTGGGGTACTCTATCACTGGGCTTGTTTGCCTGTGGTAAATATGGTGCAACCGGACCTACAGGAGCCGATAATTCTGCTCCTGTAAAAGGATTGTTCTATGGCGGCGGATGGGATGTATTCAAAGCGCAATTGATCGGAAGCGCAGTCATAACCATCGCTACATTTTTAGTAGCCATCGTACTCATGCTGATCGTCAATAAGCTACCTTATCCATGGAAATTACGTGTAGAGCCTGAAGCGGAAACAGGCCCTGGTCTTGATTTGTTTGAGCACGGCAGCTCTGCTTATCATGTGCAGGATTAA
- a CDS encoding response regulator gives MSNKIIQVAVIDDNEQLRYISVNQLETSGYIVQFQVNNGQNALKKIEEDGRLPDVCIVEGDFGIVKLLLEKHPNLKVLFSSTDDHEASVTDTLKAGVSGYALKYADPDEIVTAVKALAENGRYFSLGISGIARAYFIKQS, from the coding sequence ATGAGTAACAAAATAATTCAAGTAGCTGTCATAGATGATAATGAGCAGCTTCGGTATATCTCGGTCAACCAACTTGAAACCTCTGGCTATATCGTACAGTTTCAGGTAAACAACGGGCAGAATGCACTTAAAAAAATTGAAGAAGACGGAAGACTGCCCGATGTTTGTATCGTAGAGGGAGACTTTGGAATAGTTAAATTGTTGCTCGAAAAGCACCCAAATTTGAAAGTATTATTTTCGAGTACGGACGATCACGAAGCAAGCGTCACGGATACACTGAAGGCTGGTGTTTCGGGTTATGCTCTGAAATACGCCGACCCTGATGAGATTGTAACTGCTGTAAAAGCATTAGCCGAGAACGGAAGATATTTCAGTTTGGGAATTAGTGGAATAGCAAGGGCGTATTTTATAAAGCAGTCATAA
- a CDS encoding GNAT family N-acetyltransferase gives MKIREALISDIAQIQIVRNAVKENMLSNPDLVTDKDCEEFLTIRGKGWVCEIDNIVVGFSIVDLKENNIWALFVHPDFDRQGLGRQLHNVMLGWYFMQTNETVWLGTAPNTRADTFYRKAGWTEIGTHGKNEIKFEMTAANWKVKYIQ, from the coding sequence ATGAAAATAAGAGAAGCCTTAATCAGTGATATTGCCCAAATACAAATTGTTAGAAATGCTGTGAAGGAGAATATGCTTTCTAACCCAGACCTTGTAACAGACAAAGATTGCGAAGAATTTTTAACAATAAGAGGAAAAGGATGGGTTTGCGAGATTGACAACATCGTTGTTGGTTTTTCAATTGTTGATTTGAAAGAAAATAATATTTGGGCGTTATTTGTCCATCCTGATTTTGATAGGCAAGGATTAGGGAGGCAACTGCATAATGTAATGTTAGGCTGGTATTTTATGCAAACTAATGAAACCGTTTGGCTTGGCACGGCTCCCAATACGAGAGCAGACACTTTTTACAGAAAAGCTGGTTGGACTGAAATTGGAACACATGGGAAGAATGAAATTAAATTTGAAATGACTGCTGCTAATTGGAAGGTAAAATATATCCAATAG
- a CDS encoding helix-turn-helix domain-containing protein gives MEVIAIPKSVLKELTTELDELLQLATDASKAYVGIFNGERWLDNQEVCLMLGITKRTLQSYKDKGLLPFSKLNRKNYYKLSDVQRLLAPNVQTQANEYGTF, from the coding sequence ATGGAAGTAATAGCAATACCGAAGTCTGTTCTTAAAGAACTGACCACAGAGCTGGACGAACTGCTACAGCTTGCCACCGATGCAAGCAAAGCGTATGTAGGAATTTTTAACGGGGAACGGTGGCTCGATAATCAAGAGGTGTGCCTCATGCTGGGCATTACCAAACGCACCCTACAATCATACAAAGACAAAGGGCTTTTGCCTTTCTCAAAATTGAACCGCAAAAATTATTACAAATTGTCGGATGTACAGCGTTTGCTTGCTCCCAATGTACAAACCCAAGCAAATGAGTATGGAACTTTTTGA
- a CDS encoding glutamate synthase subunit beta, producing MGKPTGFLEFTRELPTKRSVRERLGDYNEFVDRLPEQKLNQQAARCMNCGVPFCHSGCPLGNIIPEFNDAVYRKNWEEAYEILISTNNFPEFTGRICPAPCESACVLGINQPPVTIEEIEKHIIEIAFDKGFVKSRKPNLRTGKKVAVVGSGPAGLAAAAQLNYAGHSVTVFERDDAPGGLLRYGIPDFKLEKWVVERRVKLMEEEGVVFKCNANVGVNISINDLLREYHAIVLAGGSTIPRNLPIPGRELKGVHFAMEFLKQQNKRVSKLPVEGDDILAGKKHVVVIGGGDTGSDCVGTSNRHGAVSVTQFELLPKPPESRTDFMPWPTYPMTLKTSSSHEEGANRQWAIATKAFIGDEKDQLKSLQIVDLEWKFSEDGRPAKFVEVAGSEREIPCQLALLAMGFVHPQHEGLVEELGVELDERGNVKASEKAFQTNIPKIFTAGDMRRGQSLVVWAISEGRECARKVDEYIMGFSMLEKKDESCLISV from the coding sequence ATGGGTAAACCAACCGGATTTTTGGAATTTACAAGAGAGCTGCCAACCAAGCGCAGTGTGCGCGAAAGGCTGGGCGATTATAACGAGTTTGTTGACCGCCTGCCCGAACAGAAACTCAACCAGCAGGCAGCAAGATGTATGAACTGCGGTGTTCCTTTTTGCCACAGCGGATGTCCGCTGGGTAATATCATACCTGAATTCAACGACGCCGTATACAGGAAGAACTGGGAAGAAGCTTATGAGATACTGATCTCTACCAACAACTTCCCCGAATTCACAGGACGCATTTGTCCGGCTCCCTGCGAAAGCGCTTGTGTGCTGGGCATCAACCAACCACCTGTTACCATCGAAGAGATTGAAAAGCATATCATTGAAATTGCTTTTGATAAAGGTTTTGTAAAATCACGCAAACCCAACCTGAGAACAGGGAAGAAAGTAGCGGTAGTTGGTTCTGGCCCGGCCGGACTGGCTGCTGCAGCGCAACTGAACTATGCAGGGCATTCCGTGACCGTTTTTGAAAGAGATGATGCGCCAGGCGGACTGCTGCGTTATGGTATACCGGATTTCAAACTCGAAAAATGGGTAGTGGAGAGAAGGGTAAAACTTATGGAAGAAGAAGGTGTGGTGTTCAAATGCAATGCTAATGTGGGTGTGAACATCAGCATCAACGACCTGCTGAGGGAATACCATGCTATTGTACTGGCAGGCGGGTCTACCATTCCCAGGAACCTTCCTATCCCAGGCAGGGAACTGAAAGGTGTACACTTTGCCATGGAATTCCTGAAACAACAGAATAAAAGAGTAAGCAAGCTTCCTGTTGAAGGCGACGATATACTGGCAGGTAAGAAGCATGTGGTAGTCATTGGCGGTGGCGATACCGGCAGTGACTGTGTGGGCACTTCCAACAGGCATGGGGCCGTTTCTGTAACCCAGTTTGAATTGCTGCCCAAGCCGCCCGAATCCAGAACAGATTTCATGCCCTGGCCTACTTATCCTATGACGCTGAAAACCTCTTCTTCACATGAAGAAGGCGCTAACCGCCAGTGGGCCATTGCTACCAAAGCCTTTATCGGCGATGAAAAGGACCAGTTGAAATCATTGCAGATCGTAGACCTGGAATGGAAGTTTTCGGAAGATGGCCGCCCGGCTAAATTCGTGGAAGTAGCCGGAAGCGAAAGGGAGATACCCTGTCAGCTTGCCCTTCTGGCCATGGGCTTTGTACACCCGCAGCATGAGGGCCTGGTAGAGGAACTGGGTGTAGAGTTGGATGAAAGAGGCAATGTAAAAGCCAGTGAAAAAGCCTTCCAGACCAATATTCCCAAGATTTTCACCGCCGGGGATATGCGTCGCGGTCAATCGCTTGTGGTATGGGCCATCAGTGAAGGCCGGGAATGCGCCCGTAAAGTAGATGAATACATTATGGGATTTTCTATGCTCGAAAAGAAGGATGAAAGCTGCCTTATTAGTGTTTAG
- a CDS encoding site-specific integrase, producing MEQSKRSTFKLLFYLKKNEPKKNGAVAIMGRITIDGKPASFSTKLEIHPDNWDLKHGRVLGKSTQALSVNKKLDEVRLRIDKHYEELLKYDGFATAQKLKLAFLGVGVMEDAILKVFQAHNDDFAKMVAKKERSESTYNKYKTVYNHLAEFIQLRYLRTDMAFKELTSDFIREFDFYLRIDKECTHNTVWVYTMPVLRMVELAMKKGMIRNNPFEDYEITMKETDRGFLLKEDVEKIMLCSLPKPKYELVRDLFIFSCFTGLSYADIKKLKRSNIQNFFDGHQWIISRRKKTDVSSNVRLLEIPKKIIEKYLGTTKNEFVFPIPSNSTCNAHVTKIMEAAGVVTEQKVTFHTARHTFATMILTAGASLESVQKMMGHTNITTTQIYAKILNEKVGMDMDIVARNLRAMEVSFSAMQTDISLQTEIASDVVIVMDAEELELAI from the coding sequence ATGGAACAGTCGAAAAGGTCAACGTTTAAGCTGCTTTTCTACTTAAAGAAAAACGAGCCTAAGAAGAACGGAGCAGTTGCTATCATGGGACGTATTACCATTGATGGTAAGCCTGCATCATTCAGCACCAAGCTGGAAATTCACCCAGATAATTGGGATTTGAAACACGGTCGTGTATTGGGTAAAAGCACCCAAGCACTAAGCGTCAATAAAAAGTTAGATGAAGTACGCCTGCGTATTGATAAGCATTACGAGGAATTGCTCAAATACGATGGCTTTGCTACTGCACAGAAATTGAAACTGGCATTTTTGGGCGTGGGCGTTATGGAAGATGCCATACTAAAGGTATTCCAAGCCCACAATGATGATTTTGCCAAGATGGTTGCTAAAAAGGAACGTTCCGAAAGCACTTACAACAAATACAAAACAGTTTACAACCACCTCGCCGAATTTATCCAGCTACGGTATTTAAGAACGGATATGGCTTTCAAAGAACTGACCTCCGACTTTATCCGTGAGTTTGATTTTTACCTGCGTATAGACAAAGAATGTACCCATAACACGGTTTGGGTGTACACGATGCCTGTGTTGCGAATGGTAGAGCTGGCAATGAAAAAGGGTATGATACGCAATAATCCTTTCGAGGATTACGAAATCACCATGAAAGAAACTGACAGGGGTTTCTTACTAAAGGAAGACGTGGAAAAGATTATGCTTTGCAGCCTTCCGAAGCCAAAGTATGAACTTGTGCGTGACCTTTTTATTTTCAGTTGTTTTACCGGGCTTTCTTATGCCGACATTAAAAAGCTGAAACGGAGCAATATTCAAAATTTCTTTGACGGGCATCAATGGATTATCAGCCGGAGAAAGAAAACCGATGTTTCATCCAATGTCAGGTTGTTGGAAATACCAAAGAAAATCATTGAAAAGTATTTAGGTACAACAAAGAACGAATTTGTTTTCCCTATTCCCTCCAATAGCACTTGCAATGCTCATGTAACTAAGATTATGGAAGCCGCAGGCGTTGTAACGGAACAAAAAGTAACATTCCACACAGCCCGCCATACGTTTGCTACTATGATATTAACGGCAGGTGCATCACTTGAAAGCGTACAAAAAATGATGGGGCATACAAACATTACCACCACTCAAATCTATGCCAAGATACTTAATGAGAAAGTGGGCATGGATATGGATATTGTTGCACGGAACTTACGGGCAATGGAAGTTTCATTTAGTGCCATGCAAACAGATATTTCTTTACAGACAGAAATTGCTTCCGATGTGGTAATCGTTATGGATGCCGAAGAATTGGAACTTGCTATATAA
- a CDS encoding helix-turn-helix domain-containing protein codes for MSMELFDNDAEEIAYYKSKFEELRSRLELILNNYRPVMNGEIYLSGEDLCKLLHISKRTLQQYRDDNILPYVQIGGKIIFRQSDILEILERNYINKS; via the coding sequence ATGAGTATGGAACTTTTTGATAACGATGCGGAGGAAATAGCCTATTACAAGAGCAAATTTGAGGAACTCCGAAGCCGTTTGGAACTGATACTAAACAATTACCGCCCTGTAATGAACGGAGAAATTTACCTGTCGGGGGAAGACCTGTGCAAGCTGTTACACATCAGCAAACGCACCTTACAGCAGTATAGGGATGACAATATACTGCCTTATGTACAGATTGGCGGTAAAATCATATTCAGGCAGTCTGATATATTAGAAATATTGGAGCGCAATTACATTAACAAATCATAA
- a CDS encoding ammonium transporter: MKKIPLQQIAPFAILALVALGAIFVPSFNLFDGTGKYNAADITWIIVATALVFLMTPALAFFYGGMVHRKNVLSTMIKSVVAAGVVSIIWVVVGYSLCFGQSIGGFIGNPMTHLFFKGVASGAPWSLTPTIPLTLFALFQLMFAIITPGLVVGAVAERIRFTSYTLFIVLFSLLVYAPIAHWTWHPDGFLFKMGALDFAGGTVVHISAGCAALAGALVLKRRQVHIEHKEIPPANIPYVLIGTGLLWFGWFGFNAGSAGAANALAVSAFATTNTAAASAGLAWMFFDVVRGKKPSVLGFCIGAVVGLVAITPAAGFVAIPQSIFIGFVAALISNLAVYYKSKSSLDDTLDVFPCHGLGGMVGMLLTGIFATKTVNSGGNDGLFYGNAAFFFTQVKALLIVVTYSFTVSFLLFKFINFILPLRVSTVEEQLGLDATQHDEKYLQGTLLVHENGNIKETLLDEQF, from the coding sequence ATGAAAAAAATTCCTTTACAACAAATCGCGCCCTTCGCAATATTGGCGCTAGTAGCCTTGGGGGCCATCTTTGTGCCATCGTTTAACTTGTTCGATGGTACCGGTAAATACAACGCGGCCGACATTACCTGGATTATCGTGGCAACGGCCCTGGTATTCTTAATGACACCTGCCCTTGCGTTCTTTTACGGTGGTATGGTACACAGGAAAAATGTACTGTCAACCATGATCAAGAGCGTGGTAGCTGCAGGTGTGGTAAGTATTATTTGGGTAGTGGTTGGCTATAGTCTTTGTTTTGGCCAGTCGATCGGCGGCTTCATCGGTAATCCCATGACACACCTTTTCTTCAAAGGTGTAGCATCAGGTGCCCCCTGGAGTCTTACACCTACCATTCCGCTCACCTTGTTTGCATTGTTTCAATTGATGTTCGCCATCATTACACCCGGATTGGTAGTAGGCGCGGTAGCAGAGCGTATCCGTTTCACTTCTTATACTTTGTTCATTGTGCTGTTCAGCCTCTTGGTATATGCACCGATCGCACACTGGACATGGCACCCTGACGGGTTCCTCTTTAAGATGGGCGCACTGGATTTCGCAGGTGGTACCGTAGTGCATATCTCTGCCGGATGTGCAGCACTGGCTGGTGCACTCGTATTGAAACGTCGCCAGGTGCATATTGAACACAAAGAAATTCCTCCTGCCAATATCCCTTATGTGCTCATCGGAACCGGTTTGCTCTGGTTCGGATGGTTCGGGTTCAATGCCGGATCTGCAGGAGCAGCCAATGCACTCGCCGTATCTGCATTTGCCACTACCAATACAGCAGCGGCTTCCGCCGGACTGGCCTGGATGTTCTTTGATGTAGTGCGTGGCAAAAAGCCTTCTGTACTCGGATTCTGTATCGGCGCAGTAGTAGGGTTGGTAGCCATTACGCCCGCTGCGGGCTTTGTAGCCATCCCACAGAGTATTTTCATCGGCTTTGTTGCTGCACTGATTTCCAATCTTGCAGTTTATTATAAAAGCAAATCAAGTCTGGACGATACCCTCGATGTATTCCCCTGTCATGGACTGGGCGGTATGGTAGGTATGCTCCTGACCGGGATCTTTGCTACCAAAACCGTGAACAGCGGTGGTAACGACGGTCTTTTTTACGGGAACGCTGCATTCTTTTTCACACAAGTGAAAGCATTGCTGATTGTTGTTACATATAGCTTCACCGTTTCCTTTCTTCTTTTCAAATTCATCAATTTCATCCTGCCGTTGAGGGTAAGCACTGTGGAAGAACAACTGGGACTGGACGCTACCCAGCACGATGAAAAATACCTGCAAGGAACTTTGTTGGTCCATGAAAATGGGAACATCAAAGAAACCCTGCTGGATGAACAGTTCTAA